A region from the Symphalangus syndactylus isolate Jambi chromosome 2, NHGRI_mSymSyn1-v2.1_pri, whole genome shotgun sequence genome encodes:
- the EPM2A gene encoding laforin isoform X7: MDLSPNTFCLLDTHFSCRYPVMIFTKILPNIWLGSCPRQVEHVTIKLKHELGITAVMNFQTEWDIVQNSSGCNRYPEPMTPDTMIKLYREEGLAYIWMPTPDMSTEGRVQMLPQAVCLLHALLEKGHIVYVHCNAGVGRSTAAVCGWLQYVMGWNLRKVQYFLTAKRPAVYIDEEALARAQEDFFQKFGKVRSSVCSL; encoded by the exons ATGGACTTATCTCCCAATACCTTTTGTCTTTTAGACACCCACTTCTCCTGTCGATACCCTGTGATGATTTTTACAAA aattctaccaaatatctGGCTGGGTAGCTGCCCTCGTCAAGTGGAACATGTAACCATCAAACTGAAGCATGAATTGGGGATTACAGCTGTAATGAATTTCCAGACTGAATGGGATATTGTACAGAATTCCTCAGGCTGTAACCGCTACCCAGAGCCCATGACTCCAGACACTATGATTAAACTATATAGGGAAGAAGGCTTGGCCTACATCTGGATGCCAACACCAGATATGAGCACCGAAG GCCGAGTGCAGATGCTGCCCCAGGCGGTGTGCCTGCTGCATGCGCTGCTGGAGAAGGGACACATCGTGTACGTGCACTGCAACGCTGGGGTGGGCCGCTCCACCGCGGCTGTCTGCGGCTGGCTCCAGTATGTGATGGGCTGGAACCTGAGGAAGGTGCAGTATTTCCTCACGGCCAAGAGGCCGGCTGTCTACATTGATGAAGAGGCCTTGGCCCGGGCACAAGAAGATTTTTTCCAGAAATTTGGGAAGGTTCGTTCTTCTGTGTGTAGCCTGTAG